The following proteins are encoded in a genomic region of Gemmatimonadota bacterium:
- a CDS encoding FAD-binding oxidoreductase, with translation MQRLFSEALTRVAGAGLNHLSRPLTFPAAFQGTVFQGEEAARRASLVSGPFSASPAAYVIPSGVEGLATLVRWSWSEGIPLIPRGGGTGMPGGNLGPFIVVEMDGIGRAAAMLSPEEGRIQADAGAIASDVERLARTHGRFLPFLPSSARWCQMGGIVANNGAGARSFRYGSVAASLLRIEGFFAWGEPFQVGADLPVPDEFRRIEDGLRENPGAALPGWPKLRKNSSGYALDRYLAAGDPAQLLAGSEGTLAIITRVELRALPLPPARGLAVLAAGSSEELTRIALGAEALGTVTCEFLGRRFLEMADVGSDPEVGALAEGAYALVLLETCGSEEEVEAGLAGALRLGESAGRGAVVAREPDTVARLWGLRHAAGPMIAREAGRGRISTQFIEDSVVPPERLGAYLDGLDEILAAHRFDALVFGHAGDGNVHVNPLVDVGSSDWEARVRGTLDEVVELVASLGGTLSGEHGDGRLRAPFLSQIWAPPLVEAFRRVKDALDPRGILNPGVVIPRAGQDPLEGLTPRPRSYPI, from the coding sequence TTGCAGCGCCTGTTCTCCGAAGCCCTCACGAGAGTCGCTGGAGCCGGTCTGAACCATCTCTCGCGGCCACTCACCTTTCCGGCCGCCTTCCAGGGAACCGTCTTTCAGGGAGAGGAGGCCGCGCGCCGGGCCTCCCTGGTCTCCGGCCCCTTCTCCGCGAGTCCCGCCGCGTACGTCATCCCGTCCGGAGTGGAGGGGCTCGCGACGCTCGTGCGCTGGAGTTGGAGCGAAGGAATTCCGCTGATCCCGCGCGGCGGCGGAACGGGGATGCCCGGGGGAAATCTCGGGCCCTTCATCGTCGTCGAGATGGACGGCATCGGACGCGCGGCCGCCATGCTTTCGCCGGAGGAAGGGCGGATTCAGGCGGACGCCGGGGCGATCGCCTCGGATGTGGAGCGCCTTGCTCGCACCCACGGGAGGTTTCTCCCCTTCCTCCCGTCGTCCGCGCGGTGGTGCCAGATGGGCGGGATCGTCGCGAACAACGGAGCGGGAGCCCGGAGCTTTCGCTACGGCTCCGTGGCCGCGTCGCTCCTTCGGATCGAAGGATTCTTCGCCTGGGGGGAGCCCTTCCAGGTCGGTGCCGACCTCCCCGTTCCCGACGAATTCCGGAGGATCGAAGACGGCCTGAGGGAAAACCCGGGAGCGGCGCTCCCCGGGTGGCCGAAGCTCCGCAAGAACTCTTCCGGATACGCCCTCGACCGCTACCTCGCGGCGGGGGACCCTGCCCAGCTCCTCGCGGGGAGCGAGGGGACGCTCGCCATCATCACCCGTGTCGAGCTCCGCGCGCTTCCCCTCCCTCCCGCGCGCGGCCTGGCCGTTCTCGCGGCCGGATCCTCCGAAGAGCTGACCCGGATCGCCCTCGGCGCTGAGGCGCTCGGGACGGTCACCTGCGAGTTCCTCGGACGGCGATTCCTGGAGATGGCCGACGTCGGAAGCGATCCCGAGGTCGGCGCTCTGGCGGAGGGAGCTTATGCACTCGTCCTCCTCGAGACCTGTGGGAGTGAAGAGGAGGTAGAAGCGGGACTGGCGGGCGCCCTGAGACTCGGCGAATCCGCCGGACGGGGAGCGGTTGTGGCGAGGGAGCCGGACACCGTCGCACGCCTCTGGGGCCTCCGGCACGCCGCGGGCCCGATGATCGCGCGGGAGGCCGGTCGCGGGCGGATCTCCACCCAATTCATCGAGGACAGCGTCGTCCCGCCCGAGCGGCTCGGCGCCTACCTCGACGGGCTCGACGAGATCCTGGCGGCGCACCGGTTCGACGCCCTGGTCTTCGGCCACGCGGGAGACGGGAACGTCCACGTGAATCCCCTCGTGGATGTTGGGAGCTCGGACTGGGAAGCCCGGGTGCGTGGAACGCTCGACGAGGTCGTGGAGCTCGTCGCGTCGCTCGGGGGGACTCTTTCGGGCGAGCATGGGGACGGCCGGCTCCGTGCGCCCTTCCTGTCCCAGATCTGGGCGCCCCCGCTTGTGGAGGCGTTTCGGCGCGTGAAGGATGCCCTCGACCCACGGGGGATTCTCAACCCGGGAGTCGTGATTCCTCGCGCGGGACAGGATCCGCTGGAGGGGTTGACGCCGAGGCCGCGCTCTTATCCAATTTGA
- the acs gene encoding acetate--CoA ligase has product MTRAASTLDDLLREDRRFAPPDDFREGAHVSDDGVRERAEADPEAYWASWAEELDWFRKWDMVLEWNPPHARWFEGGQLNVSYNCLDRHLVGARRNKAALVWEGEPGDVRTYTYWDLHREVSRFAQALKDLGVQKGDRVAIYLPMIPEAAIAMLACARIGAPHSVVFGGFSPESLSDRINDATAKLLITADGGYRRGSVVALKRNADQALESCPSIEHVVVVARGWDISRTTQTVMKPGRDLWYHDLLAEVERGCDPEPMDSEDLLFILYTSGTTGKPKGVVHTTGGYLTQVYATTKWVFDLKEDDVYWCTADVGWVTGHSYIVYGPLSNGATVLMYEGAPDFPDRGRFWRLCEKFGVTVFYTAPTAIRAFMKWGEDWPQRSDLSQLRLLGTVGEPINPEAWIWYHKFIGAERCPIVDTWWQTETGAIMITPLPGVTETRPGSATLPFPGIEASILNEAGQEVNAGYLAITRPWPAMLRTIYGDDQRYRDTYWSKWDGIYFPGDGAKREEDGFFWVLGRVDDVLNVAGHRIGTMEVESALVDHPAVAEAAVVGKAHDLKGQAIAAFVTLKDGRSPSEELVKELRAHVATKIGAIARPDDVLFTADLPKTRSGKIMRRLLRDIAEGKALGDTTTLADPEVVRQLKEKYEEGEG; this is encoded by the coding sequence ATGACCCGCGCGGCCAGCACGCTGGACGACCTCCTTCGCGAAGACCGCCGCTTTGCACCCCCGGACGACTTCAGGGAGGGGGCTCACGTCTCCGACGACGGCGTCAGGGAGAGGGCCGAGGCCGACCCAGAGGCGTATTGGGCGTCGTGGGCCGAAGAGCTCGACTGGTTCCGGAAGTGGGATATGGTCCTCGAGTGGAATCCGCCTCACGCCCGCTGGTTCGAGGGCGGACAGCTCAACGTCTCCTACAACTGCCTCGACCGTCACCTCGTGGGCGCGCGTCGCAACAAAGCCGCCCTCGTCTGGGAGGGGGAGCCGGGGGACGTCCGCACCTACACGTATTGGGACCTGCACCGGGAAGTGTCGCGCTTCGCGCAGGCGCTGAAGGACCTCGGCGTCCAAAAAGGGGACCGCGTCGCGATCTACCTGCCGATGATCCCGGAGGCGGCGATCGCGATGCTCGCCTGCGCGCGGATAGGGGCCCCTCACTCGGTGGTCTTCGGCGGGTTTTCCCCCGAGTCGCTCTCGGACCGGATCAACGACGCCACGGCGAAGCTCCTGATCACCGCCGACGGCGGGTACCGGCGAGGGAGCGTCGTCGCGCTCAAACGAAATGCCGACCAGGCGCTCGAGAGCTGTCCTTCGATCGAACACGTGGTTGTCGTCGCGCGCGGGTGGGACATCTCCCGCACGACGCAGACTGTGATGAAGCCGGGCCGGGATCTCTGGTATCACGACCTCCTGGCAGAGGTGGAACGGGGGTGTGACCCCGAGCCGATGGACTCGGAGGATCTCCTCTTCATCCTCTATACCTCCGGGACGACGGGGAAACCGAAGGGGGTCGTGCATACCACCGGGGGCTACCTGACGCAGGTCTACGCGACCACGAAGTGGGTCTTCGACCTCAAGGAGGACGACGTCTACTGGTGTACCGCGGACGTCGGTTGGGTCACCGGGCACTCCTACATCGTGTACGGACCCCTCTCGAATGGCGCGACCGTCCTCATGTACGAAGGCGCGCCCGACTTCCCCGATCGGGGGCGTTTCTGGCGTCTCTGCGAGAAGTTCGGGGTGACGGTCTTCTACACGGCGCCGACCGCCATCCGTGCCTTCATGAAATGGGGCGAGGATTGGCCCCAGAGGTCCGACCTCTCGCAGCTCCGCCTTCTCGGCACCGTGGGTGAGCCGATCAATCCGGAAGCCTGGATCTGGTACCACAAGTTCATCGGGGCGGAGCGGTGCCCGATCGTGGACACGTGGTGGCAGACGGAGACGGGGGCGATCATGATTACCCCCCTTCCGGGGGTAACCGAGACCAGGCCGGGGAGCGCCACGCTCCCCTTCCCGGGTATCGAAGCCTCGATCCTGAACGAGGCCGGGCAGGAGGTGAACGCCGGTTACCTCGCGATCACGCGTCCCTGGCCCGCGATGCTCCGGACGATCTACGGGGACGACCAGCGATACCGGGACACCTATTGGTCCAAGTGGGACGGCATCTATTTCCCTGGTGACGGCGCGAAGCGCGAAGAGGACGGGTTTTTCTGGGTCCTCGGGCGGGTGGACGATGTCCTGAACGTCGCGGGGCACCGCATCGGAACGATGGAGGTGGAGAGCGCGCTGGTGGATCACCCGGCGGTTGCGGAGGCGGCCGTGGTCGGGAAGGCGCACGACCTGAAAGGTCAGGCGATCGCGGCCTTCGTGACGCTCAAGGACGGGCGCTCTCCTTCGGAGGAGCTCGTCAAGGAGCTCCGCGCCCACGTCGCGACGAAGATCGGGGCGATCGCGCGGCCGGATGACGTGCTTTTCACGGCGGATCTTCCGAAGACACGCTCCGGGAAGATCATGCGGCGGCTACTCCGGGACATCGCTGAAGGGAAAGCGCTCGGGGATACGACGACGCTCGCGGATCCGGAGGTGGTGCGGCAGCTGAAGGAGAAGTACGAGGAGGGGGAAGGATAG
- a CDS encoding M23 family metallopeptidase — protein MRRGILLSIVAASGALAPGCTIPRIPVESAVTSPFGVRWSGVLPRVHRGVDLRAAQGTPVHPMASGRVRFAGWMEGYGNVVWLDHPGGVLSAYAHLSEIHVTQGAPVEEGALLGLSGSTGTVSGPHLHFEVWKGGRPVDPIAYLGARP, from the coding sequence ATGAGACGCGGAATCCTCCTTTCGATCGTCGCCGCGTCCGGGGCCCTCGCCCCGGGATGCACGATCCCCCGGATCCCGGTCGAGTCCGCCGTGACCTCTCCCTTCGGCGTGAGATGGAGCGGTGTTCTCCCGCGGGTGCATCGGGGCGTGGACCTCCGCGCCGCGCAGGGGACGCCGGTTCACCCGATGGCATCGGGTCGGGTGCGCTTCGCCGGGTGGATGGAGGGATACGGCAACGTCGTCTGGCTCGATCACCCCGGCGGGGTCCTCTCCGCTTATGCCCACCTCTCCGAGATCCACGTCACGCAGGGTGCGCCGGTCGAAGAGGGTGCGCTCCTCGGCCTCAGCGGAAGCACCGGAACCGTGAGCGGCCCGCATCTTCACTTCGAGGTTTGGAAGGGGGGGCGTCCGGTGGATCCGATCGCCTACCTCGGCGCGCGGCCCTGA
- the glp gene encoding gephyrin-like molybdotransferase Glp, which produces MPEFETRKADWVPFRDALRHVLASASPLPSRPIPLNQAAGLALAETIRSPLTLPPGPTSHMDGYAVRGSDLSAERSSGDRGDSKGEGPRLRVIGRSLPGRPWGDPLEADTAIRIMTGAPLPEGGDTVVPVEHTDREAGEAGWVRVELRGEGGRPRIEVGQHVRGPGEEMKEGDVLGRPGDTLGFGLLALLAAAGETRVSAHPAPRVALLVTGDELVPPGDRAGLEGGIRRADILSPSLPLLLAQAGAAPLTPVRVRDDMEALLDALAAASAESDLVITTGGASMGEADLVKRALEALGSEPIFWRIRMRPGSPVSLSRLPRSAGGGMVPVLGLPGNPVSAIVTCLTLALPAIRAMGGHRARLLRRIRATARDSFSGPEHLTRFFRVTLSPEEDGGLGARSAGPQGSGAIQSIANADGLAVLPEGAPSPERGAPVDVLLLPSSSWTEAP; this is translated from the coding sequence ATGCCAGAATTCGAGACACGAAAGGCGGACTGGGTCCCCTTCAGGGACGCCCTGAGACATGTCCTCGCGTCCGCCTCTCCCCTGCCGTCCCGCCCCATACCACTCAACCAGGCCGCGGGACTCGCCCTTGCGGAGACGATTCGAAGCCCGCTGACCCTCCCCCCCGGACCGACCTCGCATATGGACGGATACGCGGTGCGGGGAAGTGACCTTTCCGCGGAGCGGAGCTCCGGGGATCGTGGGGACTCGAAGGGGGAAGGACCGCGCCTGCGCGTCATCGGGCGGAGCCTCCCCGGGCGGCCCTGGGGTGACCCGTTGGAAGCGGACACGGCGATCCGGATCATGACGGGCGCACCCCTCCCCGAGGGAGGGGACACGGTCGTTCCCGTCGAGCACACGGACCGTGAGGCCGGTGAAGCGGGGTGGGTCCGGGTCGAGCTTCGGGGCGAAGGGGGTCGCCCCCGCATCGAAGTGGGACAACATGTGCGTGGCCCCGGGGAGGAGATGAAAGAGGGCGACGTCCTCGGGAGGCCGGGAGACACGCTCGGATTCGGGCTCCTCGCCCTCCTCGCCGCCGCAGGCGAAACCAGGGTGTCCGCCCATCCGGCGCCACGTGTGGCCCTTCTCGTGACGGGCGACGAGCTGGTCCCCCCAGGGGATCGCGCCGGCCTCGAGGGCGGAATCCGGCGCGCCGACATCCTCTCTCCCTCCCTCCCTCTCCTCCTCGCCCAAGCGGGCGCCGCTCCCCTCACGCCGGTGCGCGTTCGGGACGACATGGAGGCCCTTCTCGACGCGCTCGCTGCCGCATCCGCGGAATCGGACCTCGTCATTACGACGGGAGGCGCCTCGATGGGGGAAGCCGACCTGGTCAAACGGGCGCTCGAGGCTCTGGGAAGCGAGCCCATCTTCTGGCGCATTCGAATGCGCCCCGGGAGCCCCGTCAGCCTGAGTCGCCTCCCACGATCAGCTGGAGGCGGGATGGTCCCGGTGCTCGGCCTCCCCGGAAATCCAGTGTCGGCGATCGTCACCTGCCTGACTCTCGCCCTCCCCGCGATCCGCGCGATGGGTGGGCATCGCGCCCGCCTCCTCAGGCGCATCCGCGCCACGGCCCGCGATTCCTTCTCCGGCCCCGAGCATCTGACCCGGTTTTTCCGCGTGACCCTCTCGCCCGAGGAGGACGGGGGGCTCGGAGCGCGCTCCGCCGGGCCCCAGGGATCCGGAGCGATCCAGAGCATCGCGAACGCGGACGGTCTCGCGGTCCTTCCGGAGGGGGCCCCGTCTCCGGAGCGGGGCGCCCCCGTGGACGTCCTCCTCCTCCCCTCCTCCAGCTGGACGGAGGCCCCATGA
- the dacB gene encoding D-alanyl-D-alanine carboxypeptidase/D-alanyl-D-alanine-endopeptidase, producing the protein MIRLQPGLVLALGAALTLQIPLEAQDTATSPNLFPLQNEIARLVGSPGWRGAEWGVLAISLERGDTLVALSSEARLAPASNQKLFTSAAALYHLGPEFRFPTYMLTDGTVRDGILDGNLILYGTGDPAISDRILSGPTEPFREFARALARLGIHTVTGDVIGDASFFEGPSRHPSWNARDLDDWYAAPVSALTFSENVVTLQVRGGEPGTTPQLATDPPGAGILVTNSATTVSGRPSSPVLLVRDGPEGAIELRGEVRSGAGELWRVLTVADPAAYAASVLRHVLAEEGIRMEGSARALGPEETSPVTRANVVAPAFDRGGAAPLRTLAVHYSPPVRELLQVMNKVSHNLYSELFLFAVGRITTGTGSFASGAQALTDYLINVVGVAPGDIYIEDGSGLSRFNRATASSFISLLTHVSETSYADDFWASLPEAGNRRELGRMYQSLAAGNLRAKTGTISRVSALSGVVRGVGGEPILFSILSNNVPSTSTAKSVEDRIGIELASFSRSWGPSEGELARVEYGDYGPRMNPVSEVSEALDASVDAARR; encoded by the coding sequence TTGATCCGACTTCAACCCGGACTCGTGCTCGCGCTGGGAGCCGCGCTGACCCTCCAGATCCCGCTGGAGGCCCAGGATACCGCCACTTCTCCGAACCTTTTTCCACTCCAGAACGAGATCGCGCGGCTCGTCGGAAGCCCCGGATGGCGGGGCGCCGAATGGGGAGTCCTCGCGATCTCCCTCGAGCGCGGCGACACGCTCGTGGCGCTCTCCTCCGAGGCCCGGCTGGCCCCGGCCTCGAATCAGAAACTTTTTACGAGTGCGGCGGCCCTTTACCACCTCGGTCCGGAATTTCGTTTCCCTACGTACATGCTGACGGACGGGACGGTTCGGGACGGGATCCTGGACGGAAACCTGATCCTTTACGGCACCGGAGATCCGGCGATCTCGGACCGCATCCTGTCCGGGCCCACCGAGCCGTTCCGCGAGTTTGCGCGGGCCCTGGCCCGGTTGGGGATCCACACGGTAACCGGAGACGTGATCGGCGACGCCTCCTTTTTCGAAGGACCGTCGCGGCACCCCTCCTGGAACGCCCGCGACCTCGACGATTGGTACGCCGCTCCGGTCTCCGCCCTCACCTTCAGCGAAAACGTCGTGACGCTCCAGGTGCGCGGTGGCGAGCCGGGGACGACCCCTCAGCTCGCCACCGATCCGCCGGGTGCCGGCATCCTCGTCACGAACTCGGCAACCACCGTGAGCGGAAGGCCGAGTTCCCCCGTACTCCTGGTTCGCGACGGGCCCGAGGGGGCGATCGAGCTCCGCGGAGAGGTCCGCTCAGGCGCCGGGGAGCTCTGGCGGGTCCTCACGGTCGCGGACCCGGCTGCGTACGCCGCCTCCGTGCTCCGGCACGTTCTCGCCGAGGAAGGGATCCGCATGGAGGGATCGGCCCGCGCGCTTGGACCGGAGGAGACCTCCCCGGTCACCCGCGCCAACGTCGTCGCGCCCGCTTTCGATCGCGGCGGCGCGGCCCCGCTTCGGACCCTCGCGGTGCACTACTCGCCGCCGGTCCGCGAGCTCCTCCAGGTGATGAACAAGGTGAGCCACAACCTCTACTCCGAGCTCTTCCTTTTCGCCGTGGGCCGCATCACCACGGGGACCGGTTCGTTCGCTTCCGGCGCGCAGGCCCTCACGGACTATCTCATCAACGTCGTGGGAGTCGCACCCGGGGACATCTACATCGAAGATGGCTCGGGGCTCTCTAGGTTCAATCGCGCGACCGCGTCATCCTTCATCTCGCTTTTGACGCACGTCTCGGAGACCTCGTACGCCGACGACTTCTGGGCCTCGCTCCCCGAAGCGGGGAACCGGAGGGAGTTGGGGCGAATGTATCAGTCGCTGGCGGCTGGGAATCTTCGGGCGAAGACGGGGACGATCAGTCGCGTCTCCGCGCTCTCCGGTGTCGTCCGTGGCGTGGGGGGAGAGCCGATCCTCTTCAGCATCCTCTCGAACAACGTCCCCTCGACTTCGACGGCGAAGAGCGTGGAGGACCGGATCGGGATCGAGCTGGCTTCGTTTTCGCGAAGTTGGGGACCCTCCGAGGGCGAACTCGCCAGGGTCGAGTACGGGGATTACGGACCGCGTATGAACCCCGTTTCTGAAGTCTCCGAGGCCTTGGACGCCTCGGTGGACGCCGCCCGGCGCTGA
- a CDS encoding transcriptional repressor has translation MARAMQTPSLTADDILRHALEANGQRFTDQRAAVYRFLVSTDKHPTADEVFLAVRAEIPVISLATVYKSLETLVGCDLAVKLSFGDGSARYDGRTDPHHHARCLRCSRMFDLPGRPPSQDLAEFEDRPEGFRVTGYRLELTGYCSACSPKPSRESLEPV, from the coding sequence ATGGCCAGAGCTATGCAGACACCGAGCCTCACCGCCGACGACATCCTCCGCCACGCCCTCGAGGCGAACGGTCAACGCTTCACGGACCAGCGCGCGGCCGTGTACCGATTCCTCGTGTCCACCGACAAGCACCCGACCGCGGACGAGGTGTTCCTCGCGGTACGGGCCGAGATCCCGGTGATCTCTCTCGCGACCGTGTATAAGAGTCTCGAAACGCTCGTGGGATGCGACCTCGCGGTGAAGCTCTCCTTCGGCGACGGATCGGCCCGCTACGACGGCCGCACCGATCCGCATCACCACGCGCGCTGCCTCCGCTGCTCGCGCATGTTCGACCTTCCCGGACGTCCCCCTTCCCAGGACCTCGCGGAGTTCGAAGACCGCCCCGAGGGATTCCGGGTAACGGGGTACCGCCTCGAGCTGACCGGGTATTGCAGCGCCTGTTCTCCGAAGCCCTCACGAGAGTCGCTGGAGCCGGTCTGA